In one Brienomyrus brachyistius isolate T26 chromosome 7, BBRACH_0.4, whole genome shotgun sequence genomic region, the following are encoded:
- the LOC125746425 gene encoding basic proline-rich protein-like: MGTGPVCLLRGPWLLLPAPRGSASRGDPGCSSLPRAGLPPAGTLAAPPCPHGSASCGDPGCSSLPRAGLPPAGILAAPPCPARVCLPRGPWLLLPAPRGSASRGDPGCSSLPRTGLPPAGTLAAPPCPARVCLSRGPWLLLPAPTGLLPTGTLAAPPCPTRVCLPWGPWLLLPAPRGSASRGDPGCSSLPPRVCLPWGPWLLLPAPRGSASRGDPGCSSLPYAGLPPAGTLAAPPCPTWVCLSRGPWLLLPAPTGLPPVGTLAAAPCPVRVCLPRGPWLLLPAPRGSASRGDPDCSSLPRAGLPPTGSLAAPPCPHGSASHGDPGCSSLPRAGLPPAEILAAPPCPARVCLPRGPWLLLPAPHGSASRGDPGCSSLPRAGLPLTGTLAAPPCPHGSASHGVPGCSSLPPQVCLPRGPWLLLPASRGSASSGDPGCSSLPRAGLPPAGTLAAAPCPARVCLPRGPWLLLPAPTGLPPVGTLAAAPCPARVCLPRGPWLLLPAPRGSASRGDPGCSSLPRAGLPPAGTLAAAPCPARVCLPRGPWLLLPAPTGLPPVGTLAAPPCPHGSASHGDPGCSSLPPRVCLPWGPWLLLPAPRGSVSHGDPGCSSLPRGSASHGDPGCSSLPRGSASHGDPGCSSLPPRVCLPWGPWLLLPAPTGLPPTGTLAAPPCPHGSASRGDPGCCSLPRAGLSPTGTLAAPPCPAGLPPTVTLAAPPCPLGSASRGDPGCCSLPRAGLPPMGTLAAPPCPAGLPPTGTLAAPPCPHGSASHGDPGCVTEAFVT; encoded by the exons ATGGGAACTGGGCCT GTCTGCCTCCTGCGGGGACCCTGGCTGCTCCTCCCTGCCCCGCGCGGGTCTGCCTCCCGCGGGGACCCTGGCTGCTCCTCCCTGCCCCGCGCGGGTCTGCCTCCCGCGGGGACCCTGGCTgctcctccctgcccccacgGGTCTGCCTCCTGCGGGGACCCTGGCTGCTCCTCCCTGCCCCGCGCGGGTCTGCCTCCAGCGGGGATCCTGGCTGCTCCTCCCTGCCCCGCGCGGGTCTGCCTCCCGCGGGGACCCTGGCTGCTCCTCCCTGCCCCGCGCGGGTCTGCCTCCCGCGGGGACCCTGGCTGCTCCTCCCTGCCCCGCACGGGTCTGCCTCCCGCGGGGACCCTGGCTGCTCCTCCCTGCCCCGCGCGGGTCTGCCTCTCACGGGGACCCTGGCTgctcctccctgcccccacgGGTCTGCTTCCCACGGGGACCCTGGCTGCTCCTCCCTGCCCCACGCGGGTCTGTCTCCCGTGGGGACCCTGGCTGCTGCTCCCTGCCCCACGTGGGTCTGCCTCCCGCGGGGACCCTGGCTgctcctccctgcccccacgGGTCTGCCTCCCGTGGGGACCCTGGCTGCTGCTCCCTGCCCCGCGCGGGTCTGCCTCCCGCGGGGACCCTGGCTGCTCCTCCCTGCCCTACGCGGGTCTGCCTCCCGCGGGGACCCTGGCTGCTCCTCCCTGCCCCACGTGGGTCTGCCTCTCACGGGGACCCTGGCTgctcctccctgcccccacgGGTCTGCCTCCCGTGGGGACCCTGGCTGCTGCTCCCTGCCCCGTGCGGGTCTGCCTCCCGCGGGGACCCTGGCTGCTCCTCCCTGCCCCGCGCGGGTCTGCCTCCCGCGGGGACCCTGACTGCTCCTCCCTGCCCCGCGCGGGTCTGCCTCCCACAGGGTCCCTGGCTgctcctccctgcccccacgGGTCTGCCTCCCACGGGGACCCTGGCTGCTCCTCCCTGCCCCGCGCGGGTCTGCCTCCAGCGGAGATCCTGGCTGCTCCTCCCTGCCCCGCGAGGGTCTGCCTCCCGCGGGGACCCTGGCTGCTCCTCCCTGCCCCGCACGGGTCTGCCTCCCGCGGGGACCCTGGCTGCTCCTCCCTGCCCCGCGCGGGTCTGCCTCTCACGGGGACCCTGGCTgctcctccctgcccccacgGGTCTGCTTCCCACGGGGTCCCTGGCTgctcctccctgcccccacaGGTCTGCCTCCCACGGGGACCCTGGCTGCTCCTCCCTGCCTCGCGCGGGTCTGCCTCCAGCGGAGATCCTGGCTGCTCCTCCCTGCCCCGCGCGGGTCTGCCTCCCGCGGGGACCCTGGCTGCTGCTCCCTGCCCCGCGCGGGTCTGCCTCCCGCGGGGACCCTGGCTgctcctccctgcccccacgGGTCTGCCTCCCGTGGGGACCCTGGCTGCTGCTCCCTGCCCCGCGCGGGTCTGCCTCCCGCGGGGACCCTGGCTGCTCCTCCCTGCCCCGCGCGGGTCTGCCTCCCGCGGGGACCCTGGCTGCTCCTCCCTGCCCCGCGCGGGTCTGCCTCCCGCGGGGACCCTGGCTGCTGCTCCCTGCCCCGCGCGGGTCTGCCTCCCGCGGGGACCCTGGCTgctcctccctgcccccacgGGTCTGCCTCCCGTGGGGACCCTGGCTgctcctccctgcccccacgGGTCTGCCTCCCACGGGGACCCTGGCTgctcctccctgcccccacgGGTCTGCCTCCCGTGGGGACCCTGGCTGCTGCTCCCTGCCCCGCGCGGGTCTGTCTCCCACGGGGACCCTGGCTGCTCCTCCCTGCCCCGCGGGTCTGCCTCCCACGGTGACCCTGGCTGCTCCTCCCTGCCCCGCGGGTCTGCCTCCCACGGTGACCCTGGCTGCTCCTCCCTGCCCCCTCGGGTCTGCCTCCCGTGGGGACCCTGGCTgctcctccctgcccccacgGGTCTGCCTCCCACGGGGACCCTGGCTgctcctccctgcccccacgGGTCTGCCTCCCGTGGGGACCCTGGCTGCTGCTCCCTGCCCCGCGCGGGTCTGTCTCCCACGGGGACCCTGGCTGCTCCTCCCTGCCCCGCGGGTCTGCCTCCCACGGTGACCCTGGCTGCTCCTCCCTGCCCCCTCGGGTCTGCCTCCCGCGGGGACCCTGGCTGCTGCTCCCTGCCCCGCGCGGGTCTGCCTCCCATGGGGACCCTGGCTGCTCCTCCCTGCCCCGCGGGTCTGCCTCCCACGGGGACCCTGGCTgctcctccctgcccccacgGGTCTGCCTCCCACGGGGACCCTGGCTGTGTGACGGAAGCATTCGTGACATAA